From a region of the Alkalinema sp. FACHB-956 genome:
- a CDS encoding IS1 family transposase → MQCPECGSTSISKNGKQRGKQNYLCKDCR, encoded by the coding sequence ATGCAATGTCCCGAATGTGGCTCCACTAGTATCAGTAAGAACGGTAAACAAAGAGGTAAACAAAATTATCTGTGTAAAGACTGTCGCC
- a CDS encoding SH3 domain-containing protein has product MQRPVSQSAPQQAPPQTIIVQAAPSDREAIKEVETEREPDKPVKKPVKNTGNTNATIVGQPGSKNIRSGPGTVYDSKHIAYPGDRVRVLERSIDSGGYTWYKVYFPESGADGWIAGQLLSID; this is encoded by the coding sequence ATGCAACGCCCAGTTTCCCAATCTGCCCCGCAACAAGCACCACCACAAACCATAATTGTTCAAGCTGCCCCCTCTGACAGAGAAGCGATAAAGGAAGTCGAAACAGAAAGAGAACCTGACAAGCCTGTTAAAAAGCCTGTTAAAAATACAGGTAATACTAATGCAACGATCGTTGGTCAGCCTGGGAGTAAGAATATTCGGTCGGGTCCAGGAACTGTATATGATTCAAAGCATATTGCTTATCCGGGCGATCGAGTCCGTGTTTTAGAGCGGAGTATTGATTCTGGTGGTTACACCTGGTACAAAGTCTATTTTCCAGAATCTGGTGCTGATGGATGGATTGCAGGTCAATTATTGAGTATTGATTAA
- a CDS encoding M15 family metallopeptidase, which yields MINLNCQFIFSPFIIHGVMNRPTTRQQKPNSGNPIQTFGMFLQKHIKFILIMVCSATVITVLGMNGLRSDVSSSIPQPSSQVTSVTSQQPLRIEHNQNSSAQAPAVSFEKMVKPSSPKGTIVQPSSPIFPVQQASPEIPVTSQVRTKFGHFPYQEADPSRLVNAGKFVRENYERSELLDQEAYEAFQQMKAAAASQGVYLMIISGFRSITDQAALFERQIARRGSESEAARSSAPPGYSEHHTGYALDIADQQSDTDLKVAFQETAAYQWLVTNAYKYQFEQSFPLNNRQGINFEPWHWRYIGPPRASQIFAAARQAS from the coding sequence TTGATTAATTTAAATTGTCAATTCATTTTTAGCCCCTTTATTATCCATGGTGTGATGAACCGCCCCACAACTCGCCAGCAGAAGCCAAATTCAGGCAATCCAATTCAAACCTTTGGTATGTTTTTACAAAAACATATTAAGTTCATCCTAATTATGGTTTGTAGTGCAACAGTCATTACTGTACTTGGAATGAATGGTCTTCGTTCTGATGTGTCAAGTAGTATTCCTCAGCCAAGTTCACAAGTAACTTCTGTTACTTCTCAACAACCATTGAGAATTGAGCATAATCAGAATAGCTCTGCTCAAGCTCCGGCAGTAAGTTTCGAAAAAATGGTAAAGCCGTCTTCTCCAAAAGGGACGATCGTTCAACCATCATCACCTATTTTTCCTGTTCAGCAGGCTTCACCAGAAATTCCCGTGACTTCTCAAGTTCGAACAAAATTTGGACATTTCCCCTATCAGGAAGCCGACCCAAGTCGTCTGGTAAATGCTGGAAAGTTTGTTCGAGAAAATTATGAACGCTCGGAACTACTCGACCAAGAGGCTTATGAGGCTTTTCAACAAATGAAAGCTGCAGCAGCTTCTCAAGGAGTTTACCTAATGATTATTTCGGGATTTCGTAGCATCACAGATCAAGCTGCTCTATTTGAGAGACAAATTGCTAGAAGAGGAAGTGAATCTGAGGCGGCAAGATCGAGTGCGCCTCCTGGATATAGTGAACATCATACAGGCTATGCTTTAGATATTGCAGATCAGCAGTCAGACACTGATCTTAAAGTTGCTTTTCAAGAAACAGCTGCTTATCAATGGCTAGTTACCAATGCCTATAAGTATCAATTTGAACAGTCATTTCCACTCAATAATCGACAGGGTATAAATTTTGAGCCATGGCATTGGCGATACATCGGACCACCCAGAGCCTCACAAATCTTTGCTGCTGCTAGACAAGCTTCTTAG
- a CDS encoding SH3 domain-containing protein codes for MGALKLPTIGSILALLFPPVTPKKKLDGFDRAAYGTLLGIAAWGIVGHPDFTKLNLELPKFTFSVPPYGESAKNETRPVTNTAPSATPIVAQSTPRRGVLVLCPQPIRVVNIRQSAGLTRVLGTVPCGQRVNVTAGQRFAANGEVWVPVAYGGTRGWAARRFLQL; via the coding sequence ATGGGGGCATTGAAATTACCAACGATTGGCTCGATTCTCGCACTTTTATTTCCGCCTGTCACACCTAAGAAGAAGTTGGATGGATTTGATAGAGCGGCCTATGGGACGCTGTTAGGCATTGCGGCTTGGGGGATTGTGGGGCATCCTGATTTTACCAAGCTCAATCTGGAGTTGCCGAAGTTTACCTTTTCGGTGCCACCCTATGGGGAATCTGCGAAGAATGAAACTAGGCCGGTAACGAATACGGCTCCTTCTGCAACGCCGATCGTGGCGCAATCGACGCCTAGGCGGGGGGTGCTGGTGCTGTGTCCCCAGCCGATTCGGGTGGTGAATATTCGCCAGAGTGCGGGGTTGACGCGGGTGTTGGGGACGGTTCCCTGTGGACAACGGGTGAATGTGACGGCGGGGCAGCGGTTTGCGGCCAATGGGGAAGTCTGGGTACCTGTGGCCTACGGGGGAACGCGGGGTTGGGCGGCAAGGCGCTTTTTGCAGCTTTAG
- a CDS encoding Uma2 family endonuclease, which produces MLTSNYRSPLPSTEELPCSDDTPVDNEDQNLLPNLLLFLLTNLWASRMDWFFGVDMAIYHTTGVSPKVPIVPDGFLSLGVERKKGGKSRRSYATWEENDVVPSFVLQMVSHRPGGEYDEKREIYANLGVLYYLIYNPEFWQRDGHQPFEVYKLIDGAYHLQMGEPYWMPEVGLGIGRSRQMIGGIEQEILTWYDIQGQAEVTPEMIANELRSQLQAERQEKAAAQRKLEQLTAYLLSQGLDPDSLME; this is translated from the coding sequence ATGCTTACGTCCAACTACAGATCCCCGTTGCCTTCGACCGAAGAGTTACCCTGCTCAGATGATACCCCTGTGGATAACGAAGATCAGAATTTATTGCCGAATTTGCTTCTATTTCTACTAACGAATCTTTGGGCCAGTCGTATGGACTGGTTTTTTGGGGTAGATATGGCGATCTATCACACGACTGGGGTTAGCCCCAAAGTTCCGATCGTGCCGGATGGTTTTTTGAGTTTGGGTGTGGAACGGAAGAAGGGTGGTAAATCACGCCGTAGCTATGCGACCTGGGAAGAGAATGATGTGGTGCCTAGCTTTGTGTTGCAGATGGTGTCGCATCGTCCGGGGGGAGAATATGACGAAAAGCGAGAGATTTATGCAAACTTGGGTGTGTTGTATTATCTGATCTACAATCCTGAGTTTTGGCAGCGGGATGGGCATCAACCCTTTGAGGTTTACAAATTAATTGATGGGGCCTATCACCTGCAAATGGGTGAACCCTATTGGATGCCGGAAGTGGGTTTAGGGATTGGCCGATCGCGGCAGATGATTGGCGGAATTGAGCAGGAGATTTTGACTTGGTATGATATCCAGGGGCAGGCAGAAGTGACACCTGAGATGATTGCTAATGAATTACGATCGCAGTTACAAGCTGAACGTCAGGAGAAAGCAGCCGCCCAACGCAAGTTAGAGCAGCTTACGGCTTATCTACTATCGCAAGGGCTTGATCCCGATTCATTGATGGAGTAG
- a CDS encoding DUF72 domain-containing protein: MSFSLGLAIWGYKGWLGELFPAKAAARDFLKLYSRRFSIVEGNTTFYSIPDRDTVKRWAAETPEGFLFFPKLPKTVTHEGNLLPHLPDALRFLALMQGLGDRLGVMFLQLPPSYSPAYYKDLELFIQGWQAATAAPLAVEVRHIGWFQASYRDRLNELLTHHQVGRVLLDTRAIYRATDNPQQYSQNKKPDVPLDPIVTAPFSFVRYISHPVLENNLDYFAEWVDIVANWVAQGKQTYFFVHCPLEDHSPRNARRFQAMLEQAGLEVPPLPWNLMADETPSQLSLF; encoded by the coding sequence ATGAGTTTTTCCCTGGGGTTGGCAATTTGGGGCTATAAGGGGTGGTTGGGGGAGTTGTTTCCGGCGAAGGCAGCGGCGCGGGATTTTCTGAAGTTGTATAGCCGACGGTTTTCGATCGTGGAAGGGAATACGACCTTTTATTCCATCCCCGATCGGGATACGGTGAAGCGCTGGGCGGCGGAGACGCCGGAAGGATTTCTATTTTTTCCGAAGTTGCCTAAAACGGTGACGCACGAGGGCAATTTGTTGCCGCATTTGCCGGATGCCTTGCGGTTTTTGGCATTGATGCAGGGATTGGGCGATCGGTTAGGGGTGATGTTTCTGCAATTGCCACCGAGCTATAGTCCGGCCTATTACAAAGATTTAGAGTTATTCATTCAAGGCTGGCAGGCTGCGACGGCAGCTCCGTTGGCGGTGGAAGTACGGCATATCGGCTGGTTTCAAGCGAGTTATCGCGATCGGCTGAATGAGTTATTGACCCATCATCAAGTTGGGCGAGTGTTGTTGGATACTCGGGCAATTTACCGTGCGACGGATAATCCGCAACAGTATTCCCAAAATAAAAAGCCGGATGTTCCCCTAGATCCGATCGTGACTGCTCCCTTTAGCTTTGTCCGTTACATTAGCCATCCCGTTCTTGAGAATAATCTAGATTATTTTGCAGAGTGGGTTGATATTGTTGCGAATTGGGTGGCGCAGGGGAAACAAACCTATTTCTTTGTCCATTGTCCGTTGGAAGATCATTCACCCCGGAATGCGCGACGGTTTCAGGCGATGTTGGAACAGGCAGGGCTGGAAGTGCCGCCATTACCGTGGAATTTAATGGCTGACGAAACGCCTTCGCAACTGAGTTTGTTTTAG
- a CDS encoding rhomboid family intramembrane serine protease has product MSQAEQETKALMAELKAHAWILGGLVGLMWAIEFADLALGGRLELLGIRPLSPAGLPGIFFAPFLHAGFRHLISNTLPFLVLGWLIMARDVQEFIAVSVIAALASGIGTWLFGVPGTLHIGASGVIFGYFGYLILRAWFERSLGSIFIALVVFSLFGGMIWGILPIQIGISWQGHLFGLIGGIVAARLISWINGQAKPL; this is encoded by the coding sequence ATGTCACAGGCAGAACAAGAAACCAAAGCATTAATGGCAGAACTGAAAGCCCATGCTTGGATTTTGGGTGGCTTGGTCGGACTGATGTGGGCGATCGAATTTGCGGATCTGGCCCTGGGAGGCCGCCTAGAGTTATTAGGCATCCGGCCCCTGTCGCCTGCGGGCTTGCCCGGTATTTTCTTTGCCCCCTTTCTCCATGCTGGATTCCGCCACCTGATCAGCAATACCCTCCCCTTTCTGGTATTGGGCTGGTTGATTATGGCGCGGGATGTGCAGGAATTCATCGCCGTTTCGGTCATTGCAGCCCTAGCCAGCGGGATTGGGACGTGGCTCTTTGGCGTCCCAGGAACACTGCATATTGGAGCCAGTGGCGTCATTTTCGGTTACTTTGGCTATCTCATCCTCCGAGCCTGGTTTGAGCGCAGCCTCGGCTCTATCTTCATTGCGCTGGTCGTTTTCTCCCTCTTTGGCGGCATGATTTGGGGCATCTTACCCATCCAAATTGGTATTTCCTGGCAGGGGCATTTGTTTGGTCTCATCGGTGGGATTGTCGCGGCCCGCTTGATTTCCTGGATCAACGGGCAAGCCAAACCATTGTAA
- a CDS encoding ISAs1 family transposase, whose amino-acid sequence MPKKTVQHITEQQQHYLIGLKANQPTLYRTVQRLRKRGNCLSQAHQVDLTHNRQVQRQVSVYAAPMQLKRQWAGLECLIWVERSGVREGKPFHEQSGYISSLCLSAERFLTQIQQHWGIENRLHWVRDVLFEEDSARPGGNAPITWAILNCFVISIVRQLAYRTIPQGIRALTNQLHKVYSILTHGFSPPK is encoded by the coding sequence TTGCCAAAAAAAACAGTCCAGCACATCACTGAGCAACAGCAACATTATCTAATTGGACTCAAGGCGAATCAACCGACGCTTTATCGGACAGTTCAACGCTTACGGAAACGGGGGAATTGTTTATCTCAAGCCCATCAGGTCGATCTCACCCACAATCGCCAAGTGCAACGTCAGGTCTCTGTCTACGCTGCACCGATGCAGTTGAAACGCCAGTGGGCGGGACTAGAATGTTTGATTTGGGTAGAACGCTCAGGCGTGCGAGAGGGCAAACCGTTTCACGAGCAAAGCGGCTACATTAGCAGTCTTTGCCTGAGTGCAGAGCGTTTTCTGACCCAGATTCAACAGCATTGGGGCATTGAAAATCGACTCCATTGGGTGCGAGATGTCTTATTTGAAGAGGATTCTGCTCGGCCTGGGGGCAATGCTCCGATTACCTGGGCAATCTTGAACTGTTTTGTAATTAGCATTGTGCGCCAATTAGCTTACCGTACCATTCCACAGGGCATTCGTGCACTCACCAATCAGCTCCACAAGGTCTATTCCATACTCACTCATGGCTTTTCTCCCCCTAAATGA
- a CDS encoding ISAs1 family transposase: MTAPPTLNLIDALKQIPDYRKNKGKRHELWLVMILILLGTLCGYRGYRPLADFAQQHWSGLCELLDLPSQTRIPSYSTFRRVLLHVEFEPLLALFNQWSQMAFPLSEPTWVALDGKSIKSTLKDYQASYQNFVCTVAAFTHQSGVVLGLRVMNNKQVSEIEVVRQLIQSLAGQPVMFTLDALHCQKKQSSTSLSNSNII; this comes from the coding sequence ATGACTGCTCCTCCCACCCTGAATCTCATCGACGCACTCAAACAAATCCCAGACTACCGAAAAAATAAAGGCAAACGCCATGAACTCTGGCTCGTCATGATCTTGATTTTGCTCGGAACCCTCTGTGGGTATCGAGGCTATCGGCCCTTAGCAGACTTTGCTCAGCAACACTGGTCGGGCCTCTGTGAGCTGTTAGACTTACCGAGTCAGACCCGGATTCCGTCCTACTCCACGTTTCGGCGGGTCTTGTTGCATGTCGAGTTTGAACCGTTACTGGCCTTGTTTAATCAGTGGAGTCAGATGGCCTTTCCTCTGAGCGAACCTACCTGGGTGGCGCTAGATGGCAAAAGTATCAAAAGTACCTTAAAAGATTACCAAGCGTCGTATCAGAATTTTGTCTGCACCGTTGCTGCCTTCACCCATCAAAGTGGAGTGGTTCTGGGTTTACGGGTCATGAATAATAAACAGGTCAGCGAGATTGAAGTGGTGCGTCAGTTGATTCAGAGCTTGGCTGGACAGCCTGTGATGTTTACGTTAGATGCGCTCCATTGCCAAAAAAAACAGTCCAGCACATCACTGAGCAACAGCAACATTATCTAA
- the trpE gene encoding anthranilate synthase component I, which yields MIFPDFNQFSKLAQQGNFVPVYQEWVADLDTPVSAWYRVCSDRPYNFLLESVEGGETVGRYSFLGCDPLWIMEARGDRTVQTYRDGSQHEFTGDPFIALANGLADFHPVKLPELPPGIGGLFGFWGYELINWIEPTVTIYPPQEGDLPDGLWMQIDNLLIFDQVKRKVWAIAYADLRDPNTDLQTAYAKACDRVKELVRKLESPITDRAKRFDWKPNNARSNAQEIAITSNFTKENFCQAVEKAKGHIKAGDIFQVVISQRLSTEYAGDPFNLYRSLRLVNPSPYMSYFNFGDWQIIGSSPEIMVKAENAPEGDRKIATVRPIAGTRKRGKTPQEELALEQDLLSDPKEVAEHVMLVDLGRNDLGRVCINGSVKVDELMIIERYSHVMHIVSNVIGDLRSDKTAWDLLKACFPAGTVSGAPKIRAMQIIHDLEPCRRGVYSGVYGYYDFEGQLNSAIAIRTMIVQPMENGQHRVSVQAGAGLVADSVPESEYEETLNKARAMLEAIRCVM from the coding sequence ATGATTTTTCCTGACTTTAATCAGTTTTCTAAGTTAGCCCAGCAAGGTAATTTTGTTCCCGTGTACCAAGAGTGGGTTGCGGATTTAGATACGCCCGTTTCTGCTTGGTATCGGGTCTGTAGCGATCGCCCCTACAACTTTCTATTGGAATCGGTGGAAGGCGGGGAAACGGTGGGTCGCTACAGCTTTTTGGGCTGCGATCCGCTGTGGATTATGGAAGCGCGGGGCGATCGCACCGTGCAGACCTATCGCGATGGCTCCCAGCATGAATTCACCGGGGATCCGTTTATTGCCTTGGCGAATGGGTTGGCCGACTTCCACCCGGTCAAGTTGCCGGAACTGCCACCGGGTATTGGTGGACTGTTTGGTTTTTGGGGGTATGAGTTAATTAACTGGATTGAGCCCACGGTCACGATTTATCCGCCCCAGGAAGGGGATTTGCCCGATGGGTTGTGGATGCAGATCGATAACTTGTTGATTTTTGATCAGGTGAAGCGCAAGGTGTGGGCGATTGCCTATGCCGATTTGCGAGATCCGAATACGGATTTACAAACAGCCTATGCCAAAGCCTGCGATCGGGTGAAGGAATTGGTGCGGAAATTAGAATCGCCTATTACCGATCGAGCAAAACGTTTCGATTGGAAACCGAACAACGCCAGAAGCAACGCCCAAGAGATTGCCATTACGAGCAATTTTACGAAGGAAAATTTCTGTCAGGCGGTGGAGAAAGCTAAGGGGCATATTAAGGCGGGGGATATTTTCCAGGTGGTGATTTCCCAGCGGCTGTCTACGGAGTATGCGGGCGATCCGTTTAATTTGTATCGATCGTTGCGGCTGGTCAATCCATCGCCCTACATGTCGTACTTTAATTTTGGCGATTGGCAGATTATTGGTTCCAGTCCAGAAATTATGGTGAAGGCGGAAAACGCGCCGGAGGGCGATCGTAAAATTGCCACGGTACGTCCGATCGCGGGAACGCGGAAGCGGGGTAAAACGCCCCAGGAAGAATTGGCCTTGGAACAGGATTTACTGAGCGACCCGAAGGAAGTTGCGGAACATGTGATGCTGGTGGATTTAGGGCGCAATGATCTCGGTCGCGTTTGCATTAACGGCAGCGTTAAAGTGGATGAATTGATGATCATTGAGCGCTATTCCCATGTCATGCACATTGTGAGTAATGTGATTGGGGATTTACGGTCTGATAAAACGGCGTGGGATTTGCTGAAAGCTTGCTTCCCGGCGGGGACGGTGAGTGGTGCACCCAAGATTCGGGCCATGCAAATTATCCATGATCTGGAGCCTTGCCGCCGGGGGGTGTACTCCGGGGTGTATGGTTACTACGATTTTGAGGGGCAACTGAATAGCGCGATCGCGATTCGTACCATGATTGTGCAGCCGATGGAGAATGGCCAGCATCGGGTGAGCGTGCAGGCGGGTGCGGGTCTGGTTGCGGATTCTGTGCCGGAAAGTGAGTACGAAGAAACGCTGAATAAAGCAAGGGCAATGCTGGAGGCAATTCGCTGTGTAATGTAG
- a CDS encoding photosystem I reaction center subunit II PsaD: MSETLTGKAPIFPGSTGGLLTKAEVEEKYAITWESKKSQVFEMPMGGAATMHEGENLVYLARKEHCLALGTQLKTKFKITNYKIYRVYPNGEIQYLHPADGVFPEKVNAGREIVNHVPRNIGSNPNPSTLKFSGKRTIDP, from the coding sequence ATGTCAGAAACGCTTACTGGAAAAGCGCCCATCTTTCCGGGCAGCACCGGCGGCCTGCTGACCAAGGCTGAGGTTGAAGAGAAGTATGCCATCACCTGGGAAAGTAAAAAGTCCCAAGTGTTCGAAATGCCCATGGGTGGTGCGGCAACCATGCATGAGGGTGAGAACCTGGTATACCTCGCTCGCAAAGAGCACTGCCTAGCGCTTGGGACCCAACTCAAGACGAAGTTTAAAATCACCAACTACAAGATCTACCGGGTTTATCCCAATGGTGAGATCCAATACCTGCACCCTGCTGACGGCGTCTTCCCTGAAAAGGTGAACGCTGGCCGGGAAATTGTGAACCATGTACCCCGTAACATCGGTTCCAACCCCAACCCTTCTACGCTGAAGTTCAGTGGCAAGCGGACGATCGATCCGTAA
- a CDS encoding cyclic nucleotide-binding domain-containing protein, with product MRKIFFLLGELSDSDMDWMLYVGRKEQLPAGTQLIEEGHPVDAFYIVLSGLLKVTIESHQGIEVSQLTSGDVVGEISFLDARPPMATVTAERDSLVFAIPRESLQRKLEEDGDFAAHFYRAIALFLADRMRNTVGMLGYGNEYPLESPIPMARELSPTVIEKLPQARHRLETLVKRLRGY from the coding sequence ATGCGAAAAATATTCTTCTTGTTGGGAGAATTGAGTGATAGCGATATGGATTGGATGCTGTACGTGGGGCGGAAGGAGCAGCTTCCAGCAGGCACCCAGCTCATTGAAGAAGGTCACCCCGTCGATGCCTTTTATATCGTGTTGAGCGGTCTCCTCAAAGTTACGATCGAGTCCCATCAAGGGATTGAGGTGTCTCAACTGACCAGTGGGGATGTGGTGGGAGAAATCTCGTTCCTAGACGCCCGCCCCCCCATGGCGACGGTGACTGCGGAGCGCGATAGCTTAGTCTTTGCGATTCCTCGGGAGTCATTGCAGCGCAAACTGGAAGAGGATGGAGACTTCGCTGCTCACTTCTATCGCGCGATCGCCCTCTTTTTGGCCGATCGGATGCGTAACACTGTAGGAATGCTGGGCTATGGCAACGAATATCCGTTGGAATCGCCCATCCCCATGGCACGGGAACTCAGTCCGACGGTCATTGAGAAATTGCCCCAAGCACGGCATCGGCTGGAAACCTTGGTGAAGCGGCTCCGAGGTTATTAA
- a CDS encoding MFS transporter produces the protein MGAIAQLSPSIRRSLSALFACGLLFWMCMASLLPVLPLYIRDNGATAQELGIVMAAFAVGLLLFRPHMGHLADHRGRKLVLLIGIVAATIAPLGYFLTQPKELLLLVRVFHGLSIAAFTTAYSTLVTDIAPPQSRGEVIGYMTLVTPIGMALGPLLGDWLLHQWGYSLCFLAASAIAGLSLIFGLGIGGVAATQPQPRSVQPTGASPQVPPSVLETAPVISEGYPAGAVATSQGQPFWQILWSDRLRIPTLTLLIVGMAFGILSIFVPLYLRETQLTVTAGTFYTSAAMTSFLMRFLAGRNSDRYGRGRFITLGLACYCISMLMLWLAPRNDLFILAGLLEGIGGGTLLPITITLLADRSNPGERGRIFSLCIAGFDLGVFLAGPLVGGLADFVGYRGVFGISAGLSLLGLLLFTTRSSKDLAHSLHFSLKGGSDLYAIR, from the coding sequence ATGGGTGCTATTGCGCAGCTTTCGCCTTCTATTCGCCGTAGTCTGAGTGCATTATTTGCCTGTGGACTTTTATTTTGGATGTGCATGGCTAGTCTCCTGCCCGTCTTGCCGTTGTACATCCGTGATAACGGGGCAACGGCTCAAGAACTAGGTATTGTGATGGCTGCATTTGCCGTTGGACTGTTGCTCTTTCGTCCGCACATGGGACATTTGGCCGATCATCGAGGCCGCAAATTAGTCCTTCTCATTGGGATTGTGGCGGCCACGATCGCGCCATTGGGATATTTTCTGACCCAGCCGAAGGAACTCCTTTTGCTGGTGCGGGTGTTTCATGGACTGAGTATTGCGGCCTTTACTACGGCCTACAGTACCTTGGTGACGGACATCGCCCCGCCCCAGAGCCGAGGGGAAGTGATTGGTTACATGACCTTGGTGACCCCGATTGGAATGGCGTTGGGGCCGTTGTTGGGTGATTGGTTGCTGCATCAATGGGGCTATAGCCTTTGCTTTCTGGCTGCCAGTGCGATCGCGGGTTTGAGTTTAATCTTTGGCCTGGGTATTGGGGGCGTTGCTGCGACCCAGCCCCAACCTAGGTCAGTTCAGCCTACCGGGGCATCTCCTCAAGTGCCACCATCGGTGTTGGAGACGGCCCCGGTAATTTCCGAAGGCTATCCCGCTGGGGCTGTGGCGACTTCCCAGGGGCAACCATTTTGGCAGATTCTCTGGAGCGATCGCCTGCGAATTCCGACGCTGACCCTGCTGATTGTGGGTATGGCCTTTGGCATTCTCAGTATTTTCGTGCCCTTGTATCTGCGCGAAACTCAACTGACGGTCACAGCAGGTACGTTTTATACCTCTGCTGCCATGACCAGCTTCCTGATGCGATTTTTAGCCGGAAGGAATAGCGATCGCTACGGTCGAGGGCGCTTTATTACCCTGGGACTCGCTTGCTATTGCATTTCAATGTTGATGTTGTGGTTGGCTCCCCGGAACGATCTGTTTATCTTGGCCGGACTCCTGGAAGGAATTGGTGGAGGTACGTTACTCCCCATTACAATCACGCTGTTGGCCGATCGATCGAATCCTGGGGAACGGGGACGGATTTTTAGCCTATGTATTGCGGGGTTTGATCTTGGGGTTTTTCTGGCGGGACCTCTAGTGGGCGGACTGGCTGATTTTGTGGGCTATCGTGGTGTTTTTGGGATTTCTGCGGGGCTTTCTCTTTTGGGGTTGCTGTTATTTACAACCCGCTCTAGCAAGGATTTAGCGCACTCCTTACATTTCTCCCTCAAAGGTGGCAGCGATCTTTACGCGATTCGTTAA
- the proC gene encoding pyrroline-5-carboxylate reductase — protein MIGGGVMGEALISRLIMKSVYQPIEILVSEPNGDRRSFLQSQYGVQVTSKNSEAALASDVVLLAIKPQIFFQVATELTASLPHTSAVLLSILAGTSIAQLEAAFPEQPILRAMPNTPAQVGAGVTAIARGQHSQPHHVERARTILETVGSVIEIPESLMDAVTGLSGSGPGYVALVVEALADGGVAAGLPRPIALQLAIQTVLGTAQLLQESGLHPGELKDRVTSPGGTTIAGIAQLEKQGLRSALIEAVRAASNRSKELGNQ, from the coding sequence ATGATTGGAGGCGGGGTAATGGGCGAGGCGCTCATATCCCGCCTCATTATGAAATCTGTATATCAACCGATCGAAATTTTGGTCAGTGAGCCGAATGGCGATCGTCGCAGCTTTTTGCAAAGTCAGTACGGGGTTCAAGTCACTTCAAAGAACTCCGAAGCGGCCCTCGCGAGTGATGTCGTTTTGCTGGCGATTAAGCCCCAGATTTTTTTTCAGGTTGCAACTGAGCTGACAGCCTCCTTGCCACATACATCGGCGGTGCTGCTGTCGATTCTAGCGGGAACCTCGATCGCACAATTAGAAGCCGCTTTTCCCGAGCAACCCATCCTACGGGCCATGCCCAATACTCCCGCGCAGGTGGGTGCTGGCGTCACCGCGATCGCGCGAGGACAGCATAGCCAACCTCACCACGTCGAACGGGCTCGCACCATTTTAGAGACGGTCGGGAGTGTGATTGAAATTCCAGAGTCGCTCATGGATGCGGTAACGGGTTTGTCGGGGTCTGGCCCAGGCTATGTGGCCCTCGTGGTGGAAGCCTTGGCCGATGGTGGTGTGGCTGCAGGATTGCCCCGACCGATCGCGCTGCAATTAGCCATTCAAACTGTGTTAGGCACGGCGCAATTATTACAAGAATCAGGACTGCATCCGGGAGAACTCAAGGATCGGGTTACGAGTCCGGGTGGAACGACGATCGCGGGAATTGCACAGTTGGAGAAACAGGGACTGCGATCGGCGTTAATTGAAGCCGTGCGCGCCGCATCTAACCGTTCCAAAGAATTGGGTAATCAGTAG